The window GAGCCGGTGAACGAGCGCGCCTCGTGGCCGAGGTTGGCGATCGCCATGGCCAGCAGCGCCATCGAGATGCGCTCACCCGAGGTCAGCAGCATGTCGAGCTCGCGGCCCGGGGGCAGCGGCGACACCTGCTCGGCCAGGTCGAGCAGTTCGTCGGTCGTGTCGCCCATCGCGGAGACGATCACGACCACGTCGTTGCCGGCTTTTTTCGTCGCGACGATCCGCTGCGCGACCCGCTTGATGCAGGACGCGTCGGCGACGGACGAACCACCGTACTTTTGCACAACGAGCGCCACGAGAGTCTCCCGGTTCGGACTGTGAGGTGCCAGTCTACTTGGGGCTTCTCATGACACTGCTGGCTCATACCACTATGTGGGACGTGATCACACCGTGGTGGTCTCCTCCGCGACGTCCAGCCGCGAGTGCGCCACAAGCGCCTGCAGCGCCCGCATCGCCGCGCCCGCGTGGTTGCCCCAGGTGTTGAAGTAGGAGTACTGCCACCACCACAGCGCCTCGTGCGGCCTCCCGGCCTGGAAGTGGCGCAGCCCGTGGATGAGGTCGGCGGCCACCGCGGTCAGGTCGTCGGACAGCCGGTACGGCGTGACGCCCGTGTCCTTGTACGGGTCGAACACCTCGGCGTAGTCGTCGACCGCCTCCAGCCGCTCGGCCAGCGCGGTGCGCACGCCGTCGATGTCGGGGTCCTCGCTCAGCGGCGGCTCGTAGTTGCCCGACAGGATCACGTCCTCGTTGGCGCCCAGCTTGGCCCCCGCGAGGCTCACCTGCGCGACCTCCACCAGCAGCAGCGACCAGATGGCGTCACCGCCCTCGCCGCCCGCCACCCTGGTCAGTCCGTCGAGATAGTTCTGCGCGTGTCCGGCGATCTCTTCTGCCAGCGCGGTCCACTGGTCAGACATCCAGCAGCCTCCGTCCTTCGAAAGCGCGGCCCAAGGTCACCTCGTCGGCGTACTCGAGGTCACCGCCCACAGGCAGACCGCTGGCCAATCGTGTCACTTTGACGCCCATCGGCTTGACCAGCCGGGCGAGATAGGTCGCCGTCGCCTCCCCCTCCAGATTGGGGTCGGTGGCGAGGATGAGCTCGGTGACGCGGCCGTCGGCCAGCCGCGTCATGAGCTCACGGATGCGCAGGTCGTCGGGCCCGACGCCGTCGATCGGGCTGATCGCGCCCCCCAGCACGTGGTAGGTGCCGCGGAACTCGCGCGTCTTCTCGATCGCGACGACGTCCTTCGGCTCCTCGACCACGCAGATCACGTGGGTGTCGCGGCGCGCGTCACGGCAGATGCGGCACTCCTCCTCGGAGGCCACGTTGCCGCAGACCCGGCAGAAGCGCACCTTCTCCTTGACCTCGAGCAGCGCGTGCGCCAGCCGCTTGACGTCGACCGGATCGGCCGCCAGCAGGTGGAACGCGATCCGCTGCGCGCTCTTGGGACCGACGCCGGGCAGCAGGCCCAACTCGTCGATCAGGTTCTGGACGACCCCCTCGTACATGGCCTAGAACCCTGGCAGCTGGCCGAGACCGCCGCCGCCCAGCCCCTGGGCCAGCGGGCCGAGCTTCTCCTGCTGCAGGTCGGCCGCCGCCCGCACGGCGTCACGAACCGCCGCGATCACCAGGTCGGCGATCGTGTCGGCCGTGTCCTGCGGGTCGGCGGCATCGATCACGCTCGGGTCGATCTTGAGCTCGAGCAGCTCGCCCGAGCCGTTGACGACGGCCGTGACCAGGCCGCCACCGGCCGAGCCCTCGATCTGCGCGTCGTTGAGCTCCTGCTGGGCGCTCACAAGCTGCTGCTGCATGAGCTGGGCCTGCTCCAGCAGCTGCTGCAGGTTGACATCCCCTGGGTTCACCGTCGTGCGCTCCTCGTGGCTCCGCGTTCTTGACTCCACGAGCCTACGGTGTTTGGGCCTAGTCATGTACTGGGGCCTACTGGTGTTTCGCCCAAGGAGGGGATCGGCCCGCCGGACGCCCCCGCCTGACGGGTGTGCGCCCGGTTTGCTGGCCGGATCCCGGCCCCCCTCCAGTGTCCGAGACCCGGCCACAACGCCGACCGGAGCGGCCGCACCATGCCGACGCCTGAATGGAACCATAGCCCCGCGCACGTTGCACACACGTTGCTATCGTTCAATCACGTTTCGCGATCGACTCTAACGACTTGCGCGGACCCTTTCCGGCGCGGATGCTCGCCATACGGGTCCGACTACTTGGAGTATCCGATGAGTTACGCCGATCTCGCCGCGTACTCCCGCCTCCTTCGCGGCGCCCACGAGACGGCCGTCACCGGTGACGCGTGCCCCGACGGGCCGCGCCGGCTGATCGGCGCCTCCTGGCGGCGTTCCCTGGACGCGGGCATCGACCCCGCGACCGGGGCCGCTCCCCTGGCGTTCAGCGCCGCCGGCCTGGCGGACGCCCGCGCCTCCCATCCGCTGCGGCCCCTGGTGCCGCTGTTCGTCGAGACCCTCGGGCGGATGGCCGGCGAGGCGGCGCACATCGTGGTGATCACCGACCGCGAGGGCCGCGTGCTGTGGCGCGAGGGCGACCGCGGCACGATGCGCCGCGCCGACCGGGTGGGGCTCGCCGACGGCCACGCCTGGGCCGAGGACCGCATGGGCACCAACGGCATCGGCACCGCCCTGGCGATGCTGCGGCCGGTCCACGTCTACTCCGAGGAGCACCTCGTCCACGTCCTGCACGTCTGGTCGTGCAGCGCCGCCCCGATCGTCGATCCCGACTCCGGCGAGGTGCTCGGCTGCCTCGACGTCAGCGGCACGGCGTCCAGCCTCCACCCGGCCACCGTGGCCCTGGTCGGCGCCACGGCCCGGCTCGCCGAGGCGCAGCTCACCCTGCGCATGCACGAGCACGACGAACAGCTGCGCCGCCGCTACGAGTCGCTGCGCTCGCGACCCGGCATCCTGCTCTCCCCCACCGGCCGCGTCCTCGCCGGCGACCCCGGGGGCATCGCGGGCGAGCGGGTGCCCCTCCCCGCGCCGGGCGGGCGCATGCTGCTGCGCGACGGCCGGGTGGCGGTGCTGGAGCCGTTCGCCGACGGCTACCTGCTGCGCTCCGCCCCCTCGGCCGCTCCTCCCACGCTCCGGCTCGCCCTCCTCGGCGACGGCCCGCCGGCGGCCGTCCTCGGCGAGCGCCGCCTGCCGCTCTCCCTCCGGCACGCCGAGATCCTCGCCCTCCTCGCCCTGCACCCGCGCGGCCTCAGTGCCGAGCAGCTCTCCTTCCACCTGTACGGCGACGACGGCAACCCCGTCACCATCCGGGCCGAGATCCACCGGCTGCGCACCCAGTTGCGCGGCACGATCGGCGCCAAGCCGTACCGGCTCACCTCGCCCCTCGAAGCCGACTTCCTCCAGGTGCGGCGGCTGCTGGCCGCCGGAGAGCCGGCGTCACTGGCTCGTGCCTACCCGGGGCCGCTGCTGCCGCGTTCGGAGTCGCCGGAGATCCGCCGCGAACGCGACGAGCTGGAGGTCCAGGTACGCACCTGCCTGCTGCTGCGCGGCTCCCCCGACGACCTGTGGACCTACGCGCAGACCTCCAGCGGGCGGGCCGACGTCCAGGTCCTCGAACGCATCGCCGCCTCCCTGCCCTCCACCGACCACCGCGCCGCCGCCGCCCAGGCCCGCCTCTTCGCCGGCTGACCGTGTAGCCCGAACCCCCAGCAGCCCCACGCCCGGGAAGGGGATTTCCAGCCGGAAAAGCCTCGCCGCCGAGTGCCGGGAAAGCCTTCCCCCGTCCACCGGTGAGGATCATGCGTCAGGTGTGGTCTATCTCGCCGATCACCTGGGCGCCCAGCTCCCGTTGCAGGAGCGCCATGCCGGACAGCTCGTCCACGTCGGCGTTGGCGTCGTTCAGCGGGTCGACCTCGTCGGAGTCGGGGACCCGGCGACGGCCGGGCACGGCGTCCGGCCAGCCGGCGGAGCCGCCCTGACGCGGAGCCGGGGCCCGCGGACCGGCCTGGGCCGCCGCCTTCGCGGCCGACCGCGCCGCGGCCACGGCCGAACTCGCCGCACCCGCGGCCACCCCGCCCGCAGCGGCCACGCCGGCGCCGGCGGCACCCGCGACCGCGCCGGGCGTCCCGGCAGCCGGGGCGGCACCGGGCGTGCCGCCGCCCGAGCCGGACGGGACCGCGCCTCGGCCGAGGGCGCCCGTGGTGTGGTCAGACGTGGGCGGCGAACCCGGGGCGAAGTCGTCGGGAGCGTCAGGCCACGACTCGTCGGTGGTCTGCCTGCCCCGGTCCGCCGCCCCGCCGGGCCGGCCCGGCTCCTGCCCGCCGGTCTCACCGGCCGACGACCCGTGCGGCCCTGACCCGTGCGGCCCCGAGACCTGCGCCCCTGACGCCTGCTGTGCCGGCGCGGGTGGTGCCGGGGCGGGTGGTGCCGGGGCGGCGGGCGGCCGCTGGGGTGCCGGCGGCTGCGGCTGGGCGGGCCGGGCAGGACCCGGAGGCGGGCCCGCGTGCGAACCCCGGCCACCCTGGGGAACGGGCGAGCCGCCGACCACGGCCTCCACCCGCCAGGTGCCGCCCAGCACGTCACCCAGCGCGGTGGCCACCACGGCGTCCTTGCCGCCGCCCGTGAAGTTCTTCATCGCGCCGACCTGGGCGAACCCGAGCGTCACCAGGTTGCCTTCGACGCCCACGACCTGGGCGTTGGTGCTGACGTTGGCCCAGACGACGATGCTGCGCTGCTTGAGCGCGGCGAGCACGGCCGGCCACTGCTGCTGGATCGCCCCCGCGCCCCCACCGGACCCGGCGTGGCTGTGACCGGGGGCGGGATGAGCGGCAGACCCGCCCTGCCCGTGACCCTGCTGCCCCGCCGCCCCGCCCTGCCCGTGACCGGACCGGGCCGGCGCCCCGCCCTGTGCGGGCGCGCCCGGTCGTGCCGGCTCGGGCCAGTCGTCCTGCCCGCCGGAGTCACCCGAGGCCGGCCCCGCGGACGCGCCGTCGACCGGCGCGGACGCCTCCCCGTCTCCTGCGACCGGCGCTCCCGCCTGGGAGCCGCTCCCGGCCTGAGCCCCGGACGGCTGCGGAACGGCCCCAGGCTGCGAGGACTGGGCCGACGGCTGATGGACGGGCGCCGACGGCTGGTGGGCGGGTGCCGGAGGCGGGCCACCGGCGGGCCCGGAGCCCGAGGCGCGGGCGGCCATCGCCGCGAGGGTGCCGCCGCGTTCCAGCCGTTCGAGCCGGGCCAGCAGCGCCTCCTCCCCCTGCGCCGCCCCCGGAAGCAACACACGCGCGCACATCAGCTCCAGCAGCAGCCGTGGGGACGTGGCGCCGCGCATCTCGGTGAGCCCCGCGTTGAAGACCTCGGCGGCCCTGGTCAGCTCGGCCGGGCCCATCGAGGCGGCCTGCGCCACCAGGCGCTCCAGCTCGTCGGCCGGCCGGTCGAGCAGCCCGCTGGAGGCCGCCTCCGGCACGTTGGCCAGGATCACCAGGTCACGGAAGCGCTCCAGCAGGTCGGAGGCGAACCGGCGCGGGTCGTGACCGCCCTCGATCACCCGGTTGACCGTGTGGAAGACCCGGGCGCCGTCGCGGGCGGCGAACGCGGCGACCACCTCGTCGAGCAGGTCGCCGTCGGTGTAGCCGAGCAGCGAGACGGCCTTGGCGTAGGTGATGCCGTCGTCGTCGGCGCCCGCGAGGAGCTGGTCGAGGATGGACAGCGAGTCTCGGGCCGACCCGGCGCCGGCGCGGACGACGAGCGGAAGGGCGTTCGGCTCGAACGGAACGCTCTCGGAGGTGAGGATCTCCTCCAGCAGCGCTCGCAGCGTCGCCGGCGGCATCAGCCGGAACGGGTAGTGGTGGGTGCGCGACTTGATGGTGCCGATGACCTTCTCGGGCTCGGTCGTCGCGAAGATGAACTTCAGGTGTGGCGGGGGCTCCTCGACGAGCTTGAGCAGCGCGTTGAAACCCTCGCGGGTCACCATGTGCGCCTCGTCGATGATGTAGATCTTGTAGCGGGCGGCGACCGGGGCGAAGAAGGCCCGCTCGCGCAGGTCGCGCGCGTCGTCCACACCACCGTGCGAGGCCGCGTCGATCTCGATGACGTCGAGGTGACCGGGACCGGTGGGAGCCAGCGCGACACACGACTCGCACTCGCCGCACGGGTCGGGCGTCGGGCCCTTCTCGCAGTTGAGCGAGCGCGCCAGGATCCGGGCGCTGGAGGTCTTGCCGCAGCCGCGCGGGCCGCTGAAGAGGTAGGCGTGGTTGATGCGCCTCGTACGCAACGCCTGCCGCAACGGGTCGGTGACGTGCTCCTGACCCTTGACCTCCGCGAAGGTCCCAGGGCGGTATTTGCGGTAAAGCGCAAGGCTCATGCGACCATCCCGCCTGCGAGGGGCTCACAACGAAGAGAACCCCTCGCACACCCGCCAGAGCCCGCTTATCCTTGCTGCCTTCCGGCCCTGGGGAGGTTCACAGGATGACGCCGCGCGAGGGGTCCGTGGACAGTCTAGCCGGATACGGCAGTGCTCGCTCCCATGCCGCCACACGGAAAATCGTGGTCCGCAGACCCTGATGAGTCCGGTAAGCTCGTCGGCGGAGGATTCGCCTAGTGGCCGAGGGCGCACGCTTGGAAAGCGTGTATAGGGCAACCTATCAGGGGTTCAAATCCCCTATCCTCCGCCAGCTCCGAAGGGGTGTGCCGAAGTAGCGGCACACCCCTTCCGGCTTTCCAGTCTCAGTTCTGGTCTCAGTCGGCCCCTTCGGAGGACTCCTCCCCTCCCAGAGCAGGCCGTCGACCTGCTTCGCCACCGTGTTCCGGACGCCGTCGGTGACGTGCTGGTGCCGGCGTGCCATGCCGCTACCGGACCACCCCATCGTGATACGCGAGACCGGTCCCGGCTCTCACCTGCTTGCGCTTGGGGCAGACGGCGATGACCCGTCCCAGGCGTCCACCGTCGCGCCGCCGCGCACCTCCAGGCGGCGGCGGCATGCCTCAGGTCCCACCCGTTCTGGGCGTGCCACCGCATGCATGGAACGCGTCCCGCCGACGAGGGAGTGCTCTGGTGGGAGCGCGTTGGAGGCTGCCGTGACCGGTACATGGCGTCCTCCGCCGGGACTGGCACCAGTCGCCGTCACCCAGAATTCGTCCAGATCGAAAATGTCGGGCATTGGGTGACACGCGCCGGGGTGAGGGTCAGAGCATGTTCTTGATCGGCTGGGGTGTTTCCGGCACGGCCTGGGCGAGGGTCTCGGTCGCCTCCCGGGGCGTGAGCAGGCGGGCGTCGCGCAGGAGGCGGACGGAGTCCTCCCACTGTTTGCGTGCTTCGCCGTGCCGTTCGAGGTCGTGCAGCGTGGTGCCGAACCACCAGCGTGACACGGCTTCCTTCAGGCGGTATCCCGACTCGCGGAGCAGCCGCACGGCCGTCGTGTAGCTTTCCATCGCCTCGGGCAGCCGACCGGCATGACGGTAGGCGTCGCCCAGCGAACCGTGTGCAATGCCCGCATCGGCGAGCGGGCCCACCTTCGGCCCCAGCTCCACCAACTGGCGTGCTTCCGCGATCGCCTCGTCGAAGCGCCCCTGACGGTAGTAGACGTGCACCCGGTTGTTGCGGATCGTGGCCGTGGCCCCAGGGCGTTCGGCGTCGTCGTTGAGCTCCAACGCGGACTCCAGGTAGCCGAGTGCCTCGTCGAGACGGCCCACGATCGTGTTGATGACGCCGAGGTTGTTGAGCACCCCGACCTTGCGCCGAGGCAGGCCGGCACGGTCCCAGTCGGCGAGAGCTGTCTTCAGTTGCGCGATCGCGGCGTCGTAGCTGCCCTGGTCTCGGTAGACCCAGCCGAGAAAGCTGCGGAGCTGGGCCTTGTCCTCCCATGCCCCGATGCGATCGGCCACCTCGATGGCGTGCGCGTAGATGTCGGCCAGTTGCGTGTGCCAGCCCTGGTAGCAGAAGGGCCAGTGGAGTCCGACGGCCAGGCCGATGGCGGTCGCCGGGTCGGGGCCGACCAACGCCTGCTGCGCGGCGGCGAGCAGGTTGTCCCGCTCGCCCTGGACCCATCGTTCCGCCTCCGCCAGGTCCTCGAAGGAGATGTCGGGCAACTCGACGGGGCATCGCAGTACGGAATCGCTGGCGAGCATGGTGCTCGCCATCCAGAGGGTGGTCAGGTAGTGGTGGAGCGCGCGCCGTTCGGCGGCGGTGCGTTCCTCCTCCGACAGGTCCTGGTGTGCGCGTTCGCGGGCATAGAGGCCGACCAGGTCGTGGAACTGGTAGCGGTCGGGCCCGGCGGACTCGAGGAGACGAGCGTCCCGCAGGCGTTCCAGGGCGGCTTCGGCGCGGTGGTGGGGCCAGTCGGTCAGGGCGGCGGTGGCGGCGGGGGTGTGGGTGGGCAGGCCGAGCAGGCCCAGCAGGGGCAGCAGGTCGGCGGCGTCGCGGCCGGCGGGTTCTTCTCGGAGGCGGTGGTGGCTGACCGCGATGCTGGCGCGAATGGCCAGGTCGGCGTACTCCAGCACGTCCAGGCGTCGGGTGGCGTCGGCCAGCCGTACTTCCAGGTCGGACAGGGCCCAGTCGGGGCGGGCCGCCAGGCGGGCGCCGACGATCCGCAGGGCGAGGGGGAAACCGCCGCACAGGTGGACGATCCGCTCGGCCGCCTGCGGTTCGGCGCGTACCCGGTCGGGTCCGGCCAGGCGGGACAGTAGCGCGGCGGCGTCGGCGGCGTTCAGGGTGCCCAGGTGGAGGTGGCCGGCGTTGTCCAGGGTGGCCAGCGGGTCCCGGCTGGTGATCAGGACCCGGCAGTCGGGGCCGGCGGGGATGAGCGGGCGGATCTGGCGGACGTCGCGGGCGTTGTCCAGGATGACCAGCAGGTTGCAGGTCGCGGTCAGGGAGCGGTAGCGGGCGGCGGCCTCGCCGGGGTCGGCGGGGACGGCGGCGCCGTCCAGGCCGAGGGAGCGCAGCAGGTGACGCAGGGCTTGGGCTGGGGTCAGCGGGTCGAGTCCGGGGGTGGATCCGTGCAGGTTGAGGTAGATGACACCGTCGGTGAATCGTTCGGCCATGGCGTGGGCGACGTGGACGGTCAGGGCGGATTTGCCGATGCCGCCGGGTCCGTCGATCACGGTGATGGTGGGTCCGTGGGTGAGTCCGTCGGCGGGGCCGAGCGCGGTGCGCAGGTGTTGGATCTCGGTGGCGCGGGCGGTGAAGGCGTTGGTGCCGGCGGGCAGTTCGGCCGGGATGTACGACTCGCTGAGCGTGGCCTGTTGGGCCGGGGTGGTCAGGTCGAGGACGGGGTCCTTGACCAGGACGGCCTGGTGCAGGCGGCGTAGTTCGGCGCCGGGTTCGATGCCGAGTTCGGAGACCATGATCCGGCGGGTGTCCTGGTAGACGGCGAGCGCTTCGGACGGGCGGCCGGCGCGGTGCAGGGCGAGCATGAGTTGGGCGGCGGGGCGTTCGCGTAGTGGGTGGGCCCGCACGTGTGCGACCAGGTCGACGGCCAGCGCGTGGTGGTCGCCGGCGGCGAGGCGGAGATCGGCGTGGTCTTCCAGGACGGTGAGGTGTTCTTGTTCCAGGCGGGTGGCTTCGATTCGTGCCCAGGGGGCGGCCAGTCCGGCCAGTGGTTCGCCTCGCCACAGCTGAAGGGCGGTGCGAAACAGGGCGTCCGCGGTGTCCCTGGCCCCCTGCGCCTGGGCGGTGCGGGCGCGTTTGGCCAGGCGGGTGAACAGGTGGGCGTCGATGTGGTCTGGCTGGAGCGCGAGCCGGTAGCCGCCGGGCACGGTCTGGATGATCTCTTCGGTGGTGTGGGGTCCGAGGGTTTCGCGGAGTTTGGAGATCACGATGTGGAGTTGTTTGGCCATGGTCGACGCGGAGCTGTCTCCCCATACGTCGGTGAGGATCCGCTCGGTGGGTACGGCCTGCCCGGCGTCCAGGGCGAGTCTGGCGAGCACGCCGATTCGTCGATGCCCGGCGAACCGGACCGGTTCGTCAGCGGCCAGGACCTGCCACGGGCCGAGGAATCTGATCTCCAGCGTCACGAGGAGCGCTCCCCTCCTTCAACGAAGTCGGCATTGAATGGGATGATCGAGCCTATTTGCGGCGACTGCGGAGGAACGCCGTCTTCGTGCAGATTTCCGGCGTCTTGGTTCACATGTGCATGTCTAGATGTGCAGGCTTACAGGCGCCTTACAAATGACTCGCCAGGCTACTGATCACCAGGAGAGACCACGGCAGGACATCCTCCAAGCTCGCCGGATGCGTTGCCGTCGGGTCGGGACAGCACGAGCGTCTCTGCTGCGCGGAGCGCTTTCCACCTCCACTTGAAGGCGGTCTGCAAGTCGTCGAGCACGTTGTCCACCCGCGATCCCGCCATCGCCGTCGTCGACCCTGTTCACCACGACCCAGCGGTGGCGGCGTGGCAGGCGCTCAGAGCTGTGAGTGCGACCGGTTGGCGATGGCCGGCAGTTGGGCGGCACCGCGGCCAGTCGCCTCATCTGGCGCCCCTGCGGACCACCCGCTGGTGCAGCAGCGCCGCCTTGATCGTGCAGGCGGTGGAGACCCGTCCTCTCGAGCGCGTCCGCCCCTCGGACCTCACGCCTGAAGTCGCCGGCCCGCAGGAATGCCGCGCTCACCGGGGAGACGAAGTTTGTCGGGTGTTCGCCTGACACCGTCACATTCCTACCGTTCATAGGCTCGTGCCCCAGCCTTATAGGGAGGATTGTGTCGTGATCTCTGTGTCCAATACCATCACCCCTTCATCTTCGTATCGCACGGGAGGTCTCGTGACACACGTCAGACTGCTCAAGAAGCTCGCCGTGGTGACCGCAGCCGGTCTTCTCGCGATCGGCCTTGGCGCTGCGACCGCCTCTTCCGCCTCCGCCGCCGGATCCGCCGAGAAGATCTACGACATCACCCCCTCCGGAGAAATCTCCTCCAACCCCCTTCAGTAGTGATTCCACGGTGCCGCCGGTCTCCGGCGGCCAGGTAACCCGCCGTAGTCACCGGTCTCGGGTGCGTCGGCGTGGCACCACCGCGATGTGGGTGCGTGACGACCTAGACGGCTTGCGGAACGATAGGGACGGTGGTCGCCAACGCCGCCGGGATTTCTCGGCACGGATCCGGTCTCCCCGCGTTGAACCCCGATTGGGCGCCCACATCCCTGATCCCGCGTGAGCACGCCACGGGTGCTCGACCTCCGGGACAAGGACATGTGCGTTGGGAGAGGAAGACCACCGACGGCGATCCGGAGGGCGGCAACCTCCTGACCGGCGGTGGACGAAGGTCCACAGACTTGGAAAGCGTGTGTAGGGCGACCTATCAGGGTTCAAATCCCCTACCGCCAGCTCAGCGGGGTTGTGCCGTGATCATCGGCACAACCCCTTCTGTTTCTGGTCCCAGCCGGCCTCTTCCGCCTCCCGGAGGCGACCGCCGCCCCGGCCCGACCCCGATGGCGACATCCTCGGGCTGATTCAGGGCCGATGAGTGCCGATCCCCGCTCCCGCGCTCAGCGCCGTCGCGGCACCGGGCGTCGGCGCCCCCATGGCAAAGAGGTCCGGGCGGCCAGTGCCTCGACCCGCGTGCGCCGGCCACCCGTACCGGTGGTCCCACATCTCCCCGGCATGCCGCCTTGGTTCTCGCGCCGAGCGCCGACCCGGCCGGCACCGCCGATCAGGCGGTCAGCGGACCGTTGCCGCGACCGTCGGACGACGCGAACAGACGTACGGCTCGAAGCTGGTTAGATCGAGCGGGGCGACGCCGACGGATACCGCGAAGGCGGCCCCCGCGTAGGAAATGGAGACATATGAGCACGCCCACGAGGACGGACACGCAGTCGCCTGCGCTGCACGTCGCCGACAGCCACGATCTGATCCGCGTGCAGGGCGCGCGCGAGAACAACCTCAAGGACGTCAGCATCGAGATCCCGAAGCGCCGGCTGACGGTGTTCACCGGCGTCTCCGGCTCGGGCAAGAGCTCGCTGGTGT is drawn from Nonomuraea muscovyensis and contains these coding sequences:
- a CDS encoding helix-turn-helix domain-containing protein, producing the protein MSYADLAAYSRLLRGAHETAVTGDACPDGPRRLIGASWRRSLDAGIDPATGAAPLAFSAAGLADARASHPLRPLVPLFVETLGRMAGEAAHIVVITDREGRVLWREGDRGTMRRADRVGLADGHAWAEDRMGTNGIGTALAMLRPVHVYSEEHLVHVLHVWSCSAAPIVDPDSGEVLGCLDVSGTASSLHPATVALVGATARLAEAQLTLRMHEHDEQLRRRYESLRSRPGILLSPTGRVLAGDPGGIAGERVPLPAPGGRMLLRDGRVAVLEPFADGYLLRSAPSAAPPTLRLALLGDGPPAAVLGERRLPLSLRHAEILALLALHPRGLSAEQLSFHLYGDDGNPVTIRAEIHRLRTQLRGTIGAKPYRLTSPLEADFLQVRRLLAAGEPASLARAYPGPLLPRSESPEIRRERDELEVQVRTCLLLRGSPDDLWTYAQTSSGRADVQVLERIAASLPSTDHRAAAAQARLFAG
- a CDS encoding DUF5063 domain-containing protein gives rise to the protein MSDQWTALAEEIAGHAQNYLDGLTRVAGGEGGDAIWSLLLVEVAQVSLAGAKLGANEDVILSGNYEPPLSEDPDIDGVRTALAERLEAVDDYAEVFDPYKDTGVTPYRLSDDLTAVAADLIHGLRHFQAGRPHEALWWWQYSYFNTWGNHAGAAMRALQALVAHSRLDVAEETTTV
- a CDS encoding DNA polymerase III subunit gamma and tau; the encoded protein is MSLALYRKYRPGTFAEVKGQEHVTDPLRQALRTRRINHAYLFSGPRGCGKTSSARILARSLNCEKGPTPDPCGECESCVALAPTGPGHLDVIEIDAASHGGVDDARDLRERAFFAPVAARYKIYIIDEAHMVTREGFNALLKLVEEPPPHLKFIFATTEPEKVIGTIKSRTHHYPFRLMPPATLRALLEEILTSESVPFEPNALPLVVRAGAGSARDSLSILDQLLAGADDDGITYAKAVSLLGYTDGDLLDEVVAAFAARDGARVFHTVNRVIEGGHDPRRFASDLLERFRDLVILANVPEAASSGLLDRPADELERLVAQAASMGPAELTRAAEVFNAGLTEMRGATSPRLLLELMCARVLLPGAAQGEEALLARLERLERGGTLAAMAARASGSGPAGGPPPAPAHQPSAPVHQPSAQSSQPGAVPQPSGAQAGSGSQAGAPVAGDGEASAPVDGASAGPASGDSGGQDDWPEPARPGAPAQGGAPARSGHGQGGAAGQQGHGQGGSAAHPAPGHSHAGSGGGAGAIQQQWPAVLAALKQRSIVVWANVSTNAQVVGVEGNLVTLGFAQVGAMKNFTGGGKDAVVATALGDVLGGTWRVEAVVGGSPVPQGGRGSHAGPPPGPARPAQPQPPAPQRPPAAPAPPAPAPPAPAQQASGAQVSGPHGSGPHGSSAGETGGQEPGRPGGAADRGRQTTDESWPDAPDDFAPGSPPTSDHTTGALGRGAVPSGSGGGTPGAAPAAGTPGAVAGAAGAGVAAAGGVAAGAASSAVAAARSAAKAAAQAGPRAPAPRQGGSAGWPDAVPGRRRVPDSDEVDPLNDANADVDELSGMALLQRELGAQVIGEIDHT
- the recR gene encoding recombination mediator RecR; the encoded protein is MYEGVVQNLIDELGLLPGVGPKSAQRIAFHLLAADPVDVKRLAHALLEVKEKVRFCRVCGNVASEEECRICRDARRDTHVICVVEEPKDVVAIEKTREFRGTYHVLGGAISPIDGVGPDDLRIRELMTRLADGRVTELILATDPNLEGEATATYLARLVKPMGVKVTRLASGLPVGGDLEYADEVTLGRAFEGRRLLDV
- a CDS encoding AfsR/SARP family transcriptional regulator; protein product: MTLEIRFLGPWQVLAADEPVRFAGHRRIGVLARLALDAGQAVPTERILTDVWGDSSASTMAKQLHIVISKLRETLGPHTTEEIIQTVPGGYRLALQPDHIDAHLFTRLAKRARTAQAQGARDTADALFRTALQLWRGEPLAGLAAPWARIEATRLEQEHLTVLEDHADLRLAAGDHHALAVDLVAHVRAHPLRERPAAQLMLALHRAGRPSEALAVYQDTRRIMVSELGIEPGAELRRLHQAVLVKDPVLDLTTPAQQATLSESYIPAELPAGTNAFTARATEIQHLRTALGPADGLTHGPTITVIDGPGGIGKSALTVHVAHAMAERFTDGVIYLNLHGSTPGLDPLTPAQALRHLLRSLGLDGAAVPADPGEAAARYRSLTATCNLLVILDNARDVRQIRPLIPAGPDCRVLITSRDPLATLDNAGHLHLGTLNAADAAALLSRLAGPDRVRAEPQAAERIVHLCGGFPLALRIVGARLAARPDWALSDLEVRLADATRRLDVLEYADLAIRASIAVSHHRLREEPAGRDAADLLPLLGLLGLPTHTPAATAALTDWPHHRAEAALERLRDARLLESAGPDRYQFHDLVGLYARERAHQDLSEEERTAAERRALHHYLTTLWMASTMLASDSVLRCPVELPDISFEDLAEAERWVQGERDNLLAAAQQALVGPDPATAIGLAVGLHWPFCYQGWHTQLADIYAHAIEVADRIGAWEDKAQLRSFLGWVYRDQGSYDAAIAQLKTALADWDRAGLPRRKVGVLNNLGVINTIVGRLDEALGYLESALELNDDAERPGATATIRNNRVHVYYRQGRFDEAIAEARQLVELGPKVGPLADAGIAHGSLGDAYRHAGRLPEAMESYTTAVRLLRESGYRLKEAVSRWWFGTTLHDLERHGEARKQWEDSVRLLRDARLLTPREATETLAQAVPETPQPIKNML
- a CDS encoding YbaB/EbfC family nucleoid-associated protein — translated: MNPGDVNLQQLLEQAQLMQQQLVSAQQELNDAQIEGSAGGGLVTAVVNGSGELLELKIDPSVIDAADPQDTADTIADLVIAAVRDAVRAAADLQQEKLGPLAQGLGGGGLGQLPGF